A single Symbiobacterium thermophilum IAM 14863 DNA region contains:
- the rsmG gene encoding 16S rRNA (guanine(527)-N(7))-methyltransferase RsmG, translating to MDATAYRGLLEEGLASLGVEAEPGGVEAVLLHLDLVREWNERMNLTAITDPQEMVIKHALDAASGLAVAGVEPGQRVIDVGTGAGFPGVVWKCLRPGIDLTLLESLQKRCRFLEEVGQAVIGPLAGGEGYQVVWGRAEDVGRNPAHRERYDLVTARAVAELRVLAEYCLPLARVGGRFLAMKGPSVGEEILAAEAAVEKLGGRLEEVRELELPDGGGRRSLVLIRKERPTPKAYPRRAGVPAKSPL from the coding sequence ATGGATGCGACGGCGTACCGGGGCTTGCTGGAAGAGGGATTGGCCAGCCTGGGGGTAGAGGCTGAACCGGGCGGGGTGGAGGCGGTGCTGCTCCACCTGGACCTGGTGCGGGAGTGGAACGAACGCATGAACCTGACCGCCATCACCGACCCGCAGGAGATGGTGATCAAGCACGCGCTGGACGCCGCTTCCGGCCTGGCCGTCGCGGGCGTGGAGCCGGGGCAGCGGGTGATCGACGTCGGCACCGGTGCCGGTTTTCCGGGGGTGGTGTGGAAGTGTCTGCGCCCCGGCATCGATCTCACGCTGTTGGAGAGCCTGCAGAAGCGCTGCCGGTTCCTGGAGGAGGTCGGACAGGCGGTGATCGGGCCCCTCGCGGGAGGCGAGGGCTATCAGGTCGTGTGGGGCCGGGCGGAGGACGTCGGCCGTAACCCGGCGCACCGGGAGCGGTACGACCTGGTGACGGCCCGGGCGGTGGCGGAGCTCAGAGTGCTGGCGGAGTACTGTCTGCCGTTGGCCCGGGTGGGCGGCCGGTTCCTGGCGATGAAGGGCCCGTCCGTGGGGGAGGAGATCCTTGCCGCAGAAGCCGCGGTGGAGAAGCTCGGGGGCCGGTTGGAGGAGGTTCGGGAGCTGGAGCTGCCGGACGGGGGAGGACGCCGGTCCCTGGTGCTCATCCGCAAGGAGAGGCCGACGCCGAAGGCTTACCCCCGGCGGGCCGGCGTGCCCGCGAAGAGCCCGCTCTGA
- the mnmG gene encoding tRNA uridine-5-carboxymethylaminomethyl(34) synthesis enzyme MnmG — protein MGLTKEYDVIVVGAGHAGIEAALAAARKGMRTACFTTTLENIGAMNCNPSIGGPAKGHLVREIDALGGQMALTADATFLQMRLLNSGKGPAVQALRAQIDKRAYAWAMRLVLERTPNLDLKQAMVQEIVVEDGRVRGIVTATGIFYGAKAVVLSTGTYLHGRTIIGEVQRSSGPGGLAPAVGLTESLKRLGFEVGRFKTGTPPRVDGRTVDFSRMVRQDGDPEPHRFSFMSPLDHREQLPCWLTHTTPASHELIRRNLHRAPMFTGVIEGRGPRYCPSVEDKVVRFADKESHQVFLEPESRESHEMYVLGLSTSLPEEVQIELVRTVPGMEEAELMRPGYAIEYDYIVSTQLKPSLETKLVRGLFCGGQINGTSGYEEAAAQGLIAGINAACYVEGREPLVISRSEGYIGVLIDDLVTKGSPEPYRMLTSRAEFRMMLRQDNAHLRLTEKGREYGLVDDARWEVFVALRDGIEAERERLARTVVGPAPEVQRVLERLGSAPLKAGVTLEQLLRRPEVRYEHLVEMGLGRPDLDEAIWREVETQVKYAGYIAKEQQQVDRMRRMEARRIPPTLDYQALTGLSMEAREKLSRIRPETLGQASRISGVSPADVAVLMVHLDRLARARDRAEEA, from the coding sequence ATGGGCCTGACCAAGGAGTACGACGTGATCGTGGTCGGCGCCGGGCACGCCGGAATCGAGGCGGCGCTCGCGGCCGCACGCAAGGGCATGCGCACGGCCTGCTTTACCACGACCCTGGAGAACATCGGAGCGATGAACTGCAACCCGTCCATCGGCGGGCCCGCGAAGGGGCACCTGGTGCGGGAGATTGACGCCCTGGGCGGGCAGATGGCGCTCACCGCCGATGCCACCTTCCTGCAGATGCGGCTCCTGAACAGCGGGAAGGGGCCGGCGGTGCAGGCCCTGCGCGCGCAGATCGACAAGCGGGCGTACGCCTGGGCGATGCGGCTGGTGCTGGAGCGCACGCCCAACCTGGACCTCAAGCAGGCGATGGTGCAGGAGATCGTGGTGGAGGATGGGCGGGTGCGCGGGATCGTCACCGCCACCGGCATCTTCTACGGCGCCAAGGCGGTGGTGCTCAGCACCGGCACCTACCTGCACGGCCGGACGATCATCGGCGAGGTGCAGCGCTCCTCCGGACCCGGCGGGCTGGCGCCCGCGGTGGGGCTCACCGAGAGCCTGAAGAGGCTCGGCTTCGAGGTCGGGCGATTCAAGACGGGCACGCCCCCGCGGGTGGACGGGCGCACCGTGGACTTCAGCCGGATGGTGCGGCAGGACGGCGACCCGGAACCGCACCGGTTCAGCTTCATGTCGCCCCTGGACCACCGGGAGCAGCTGCCCTGCTGGCTCACCCACACGACCCCGGCGAGCCACGAGCTGATCCGGCGCAACCTGCACCGCGCCCCGATGTTCACGGGCGTCATCGAGGGGCGTGGGCCCCGGTACTGCCCGTCGGTGGAGGACAAGGTGGTGCGCTTCGCCGATAAGGAGAGCCACCAGGTCTTCCTGGAGCCCGAGTCGCGGGAGTCCCACGAGATGTACGTGCTGGGCCTCTCCACCAGCCTTCCCGAGGAAGTGCAGATCGAACTGGTCCGCACCGTTCCGGGGATGGAGGAGGCCGAGCTCATGCGGCCGGGGTACGCCATCGAGTACGACTACATCGTCAGCACGCAGCTGAAGCCCAGCCTGGAGACCAAGCTGGTTCGGGGCCTCTTCTGCGGCGGGCAGATCAACGGTACGTCGGGTTACGAGGAGGCGGCCGCCCAGGGGTTAATCGCCGGGATCAACGCCGCCTGCTACGTGGAGGGACGGGAGCCCCTGGTGATCAGCCGCTCGGAGGGGTACATCGGCGTGCTGATCGACGACCTGGTGACCAAAGGCTCGCCGGAGCCGTACCGGATGCTGACCTCCCGGGCCGAGTTCCGGATGATGCTCCGGCAGGACAATGCCCACCTCCGGCTCACCGAGAAAGGGCGGGAATACGGCCTTGTGGACGACGCCCGCTGGGAGGTGTTTGTCGCGCTCCGGGACGGCATCGAGGCGGAGCGGGAGCGGCTGGCCCGGACCGTGGTGGGTCCGGCGCCGGAGGTGCAGCGGGTGCTGGAGCGGCTGGGCTCGGCGCCCCTGAAGGCCGGCGTGACCCTGGAGCAGCTGCTGCGGAGGCCCGAGGTGCGCTACGAGCACCTTGTGGAGATGGGTCTGGGCCGTCCGGATCTGGATGAGGCCATCTGGCGGGAAGTGGAGACGCAGGTCAAGTACGCGGGGTACATCGCGAAGGAGCAACAGCAGGTGGATCGGATGCGCAGGATGGAGGCCCGGCGGATCCCGCCGACGCTGGATTACCAGGCGCTGACGGGGCTCTCCATGGAAGCCCGGGAGAAGCTCTCGCGGATCCGGCCGGAGACCCTGGGCCAGGCCAGTCGGATCTCGGGCGTCTCGCCGGCCGACGTGGCGGTCCTGATGGTTCACCTGGACCGGCTCGCAAGGGCGCGGGACCGTGCGGAGGAGGCGTAG
- the mnmE gene encoding tRNA uridine-5-carboxymethylaminomethyl(34) synthesis GTPase MnmE yields MGEETIAAIATGAGEGGIGIVRISGADALQVAERIFRPRRGRPLGCRRSHTVTYGWVVTPGGDRIDEALALVMRGPHSYTGEDVVELQCHGGQLAVRRVLEQALQAGARLAEPGEFTRRAFLNGRLDLSQAEAVVDLIRAKTDRAMAAAVAHLRGSLRQAIGRIRERLMEMMAHLEADIDFPELELEVQTREEVAAGCAWCLGEVERLLGGARTGRILREGLRAVLAGRPNVGKSSLLNRLVRENRAIVTPIPGTTRDVIAEWVELGGVPVQLFDTAGLRPTDDPVERIGVARTHEALAQAHLVLVVVDAAAGLGPEDREWISQLPQGAARVGVANKIDLNPAFELSALREALGGAPVVGVSAETGEGFDALEAEVARVAGAFDASEELLVNARQAEAIRRARNHLRDAQATLESGLGDELVAIDLRAAWMALGEVTGETAGEELLDQIFSRFCIGK; encoded by the coding sequence GTGGGGGAGGAGACCATCGCCGCGATCGCGACCGGAGCCGGAGAGGGCGGCATTGGCATCGTGCGGATAAGCGGGGCCGACGCCCTGCAGGTGGCCGAGCGGATCTTCCGCCCGCGGCGGGGCCGGCCGCTGGGTTGCCGGCGTTCGCACACGGTGACTTACGGCTGGGTGGTCACGCCGGGCGGTGATCGGATCGATGAGGCGCTGGCCCTGGTCATGCGGGGGCCGCACTCGTACACGGGCGAGGACGTGGTGGAACTGCAGTGCCACGGCGGCCAGCTGGCGGTGCGCCGGGTGCTGGAGCAGGCGCTGCAGGCCGGGGCGCGCCTCGCGGAGCCGGGAGAGTTCACCCGGCGGGCATTCCTCAACGGCCGGCTCGACCTGTCGCAGGCCGAGGCCGTTGTCGACCTGATCCGGGCGAAGACCGACCGGGCGATGGCAGCCGCGGTCGCCCACCTGAGGGGCAGCCTGCGCCAGGCCATCGGGCGGATCCGGGAACGGCTGATGGAGATGATGGCGCACCTGGAGGCGGACATCGACTTCCCGGAGCTGGAGCTGGAGGTGCAGACCCGGGAGGAAGTGGCGGCCGGCTGCGCCTGGTGTCTGGGCGAGGTGGAGCGGCTGCTCGGCGGCGCCCGCACCGGCCGCATCCTGCGGGAGGGGCTGCGGGCCGTGCTGGCGGGGCGGCCCAACGTGGGCAAGTCAAGCCTGCTCAACCGGCTTGTGCGGGAGAACCGGGCGATTGTGACGCCGATCCCCGGCACGACCCGGGACGTGATCGCCGAGTGGGTCGAGCTGGGCGGCGTGCCGGTGCAGCTCTTCGACACGGCGGGCCTCAGGCCGACGGACGATCCCGTGGAGAGGATCGGGGTGGCGCGCACCCATGAAGCCCTGGCCCAGGCGCATCTGGTTCTGGTGGTGGTGGACGCCGCGGCCGGGCTGGGGCCGGAGGATCGGGAGTGGATCTCCCAGTTGCCGCAAGGCGCGGCGCGGGTCGGGGTGGCCAACAAGATCGACCTGAATCCGGCGTTCGAGCTGTCGGCCTTGCGGGAGGCGCTGGGCGGCGCTCCGGTGGTGGGGGTCTCGGCCGAGACGGGGGAAGGGTTTGACGCGCTGGAGGCGGAGGTCGCCCGGGTGGCGGGGGCCTTCGACGCCAGCGAGGAACTGCTGGTGAACGCCCGGCAGGCCGAAGCGATTCGGCGTGCCAGGAATCACCTGCGGGACGCGCAGGCGACCCTGGAGAGCGGGCTAGGGGACGAGCTGGTGGCGATCGACCTGCGTGCCGCCTGGATGGCCCTGGGGGAGGTCACCGGCGAGACGGCCGGCGAGGAGCTGCTGGACCAGATCTTCAGCCGGTTCTGCATTGGGAAGTGA
- the jag gene encoding RNA-binding cell elongation regulator Jag/EloR, producing MRSVQRSGRTVDEAVAAALEELGVPSDRVTVEVLDEGKGGFLGIGARPATVRVTVKESRAERVEAFLGDVCEAMGVGVRMEIREDGEYIHVDITGQEAGILIGHHGQTLDALQYLTNLVAARSDRHGPRILLDVEGYRKRRTETLTNLARRLAERVVRTGERAVLEPMSAQERRVIHLALQDFPGVTTASEGQDPFRRVVIYKKD from the coding sequence ATGAGAAGCGTGCAGCGGAGCGGCCGCACGGTAGACGAGGCGGTGGCGGCGGCGCTGGAGGAGCTTGGCGTGCCGTCCGACCGGGTTACCGTTGAGGTGCTGGATGAGGGGAAGGGGGGCTTCCTCGGCATCGGGGCACGGCCTGCTACCGTTCGCGTAACCGTGAAGGAGAGCCGGGCCGAACGGGTGGAGGCCTTCCTGGGCGACGTCTGCGAGGCGATGGGCGTCGGTGTGCGGATGGAGATCCGCGAGGACGGGGAGTATATCCACGTTGACATTACCGGCCAGGAGGCCGGCATCCTGATCGGCCATCACGGACAGACGCTGGACGCGCTGCAGTACCTGACCAACCTGGTGGCTGCCCGCTCCGACCGGCATGGGCCGCGGATCCTGCTGGACGTGGAAGGGTACCGCAAACGTCGGACGGAGACCCTGACGAACCTGGCCAGGCGGCTGGCGGAGCGGGTCGTGCGAACCGGCGAGCGGGCCGTGCTGGAGCCGATGAGCGCCCAGGAGCGCCGGGTGATCCACCTGGCCCTGCAGGACTTCCCGGGTGTGACGACGGCCAGCGAGGGACAGGATCCGTTCCGCAGGGTGGTCATCTATAAGAAGGATTAG
- a CDS encoding YidC/Oxa1 family membrane protein insertase: MITSFLVPEWLVQPMTKLLEVFLKWTGNYGLAIILLTVVVRIVILPLTVYQMRSMKRMQEVQPLMKELQDKYKDNPEKLNQELMALYQREKVNPFSGCLPLLVQLPILYALFAVFNAFDPTKFNYTYQFLWADLSQRDIPLAILTVVSMILQQYLTGMPTTDPNQRVMMWIMPIMFGWIAFTMPTSSIVLYWVVSTFFGLIQQAIYPGFPRFKGSLGSKGEA; this comes from the coding sequence TTGATCACCTCGTTCTTGGTTCCCGAGTGGCTGGTTCAGCCCATGACCAAACTGCTGGAAGTGTTCTTGAAGTGGACGGGCAACTACGGCCTGGCCATCATCCTGCTCACCGTGGTGGTGCGCATCGTCATCCTGCCGCTTACCGTCTACCAGATGCGCTCGATGAAGCGGATGCAGGAAGTGCAGCCGCTCATGAAGGAGCTGCAGGACAAATACAAGGACAATCCGGAGAAGCTGAACCAGGAGCTCATGGCCCTGTACCAGCGCGAGAAGGTGAACCCGTTCTCGGGTTGTCTGCCCCTGCTGGTCCAGCTTCCCATCCTTTACGCGCTGTTTGCGGTCTTCAATGCCTTCGACCCGACGAAGTTCAACTATACCTATCAGTTCCTCTGGGCCGACCTGAGTCAGCGGGACATCCCGCTGGCCATCCTGACCGTCGTGTCCATGATCCTGCAGCAGTACCTGACGGGCATGCCGACGACGGACCCCAACCAGCGCGTCATGATGTGGATCATGCCCATCATGTTCGGCTGGATTGCCTTCACGATGCCGACGTCCAGCATTGTCCTGTACTGGGTGGTCAGCACCTTCTTCGGGTTGATCCAGCAAGCAATCTACCCGGGGTTCCCCCGGTTTAAGGGCAGCCTCGGCTCGAAAGGGGAAGCGTAA
- the yidD gene encoding membrane protein insertion efficiency factor YidD: MTRLLMLLVRFYQRYLSPLKGGPTCRFTPSCSQYAYEALAKYGAIKGTWLAVRRVLRCHPFHPGGYDPVP; encoded by the coding sequence ATGACGCGTCTTCTGATGCTGCTGGTGCGCTTCTACCAGCGGTACCTCTCGCCGCTCAAGGGCGGACCGACGTGCCGCTTTACCCCTTCCTGCTCGCAGTATGCCTATGAGGCGCTCGCCAAGTACGGCGCCATAAAGGGCACCTGGCTCGCGGTGCGCCGCGTGCTTCGTTGCCACCCCTTTCATCCGGGCGGGTACGACCCGGTCCCTTAG